In the genome of Polaromonas vacuolata, the window CCGCAGCGCCGCTGCCGCCCGATGAACCACCAGCAATCCGACTCGCAACTTTATCGTGTGGGTTGCGGGTTGGGCCGTAGTGCGTGTTCTCGGTGGTAAAGCCGTAGGCGTATTCGTCCATGTTCAAGGAACCCACCAACACCGCACCGGCAGCCTGCATTTGCCGCACCAAAAAAGCATCGCTCTGCTGCGGCGCATGGCGGCGGTTGATGATGGAGCCAGCTAAGGTGATTTCGCCGGCCACGTCGTAGAGATTTTTCACGGCATAAGGCACGCCCGCTAATGGCGGCAAAGCCGCACCGCTGGCGCGCAGAGCATCAATCGCATCAGCCTCCCTCACAGCCCGATCGTGGTGGCGACTGGTGAATGCGTTGACTTGACCATCACTCTGATCAATACGCGCCATGCAGTCATTGAGCGCTTGGCGCGCGCTGAGCTGGCCGGTCTTAATGGCTTGGGCTAAGGCCATTGCGTTCATAGGTTTTTCAGATGACGTTTGGCTCATAGCGATTTGTCCTGCTGTTCTTGCGTGGCCTGCAATGGAAACGCTAGCGGGCAGTAAATCTCAGCCAATTCATGATCCGGCGCGAGTTTGAGCGCATCGAGTTGCTGAGCCATTAAAGCCGTGCGCTCAAGTTGCTGGGCCACGCGTTCAGCCTGCGCTGGTGCTAGCGATAATCCCAGCAGTGCAGCGCTGTTAGTGACATAAGCAAGCATCTCAAAGTCTGATGTTTGACGGGGGATTTGATCTGCCATTTAACGCCTCACTTCACGTTGGAAAATCTCTAGGCTGCGTTTTTTTGCAGCGATAAAACCGGGTTCAGTTAAGGTCTCAACCGTGCGTGGGCGCGGCTCGTCATAGCGCAGTATTTCTGCGACTTTGGTTGGCCTTTTAGTCAGTAGCAAAACTTCGTCGGCGAGGTAAACCGCTTCTTCCAAATCGTGCGATACCAGCAGCATGGTGGTGCCGGTTTGCATAAAAACTTCTTGCAACTTTTCACGAATGAAAAGCGTCATTTCAAAATCCAGCGCAGAAAACGGCTCATCTAAAAATAACACCTCAGGCTTGGGTGCCAGCGCCCGCATGATGGAAGCGGTTTGCTGCTGGCCACCCGACAACTCATAAGGAAAGCGATTT includes:
- a CDS encoding DUF4089 domain-containing protein; protein product: MADQIPRQTSDFEMLAYVTNSAALLGLSLAPAQAERVAQQLERTALMAQQLDALKLAPDHELAEIYCPLAFPLQATQEQQDKSL